Genomic DNA from Deltaproteobacteria bacterium:
ATGAATGCTCAAGGATGTTGTCTCGTGGGACACCCGGATTACTACAAGAAATTCGGGTTCAAGAACATGTCTGGACTTGTGCATGAGGGAGTGCCACAAGAGGTCTTCTTTGCTCTACCTTTCGACGGGCATACTCCGCAGGGCAATGTCGCTTTCCATGAAGGGTTCAAAGCGGATGGCCAACAAGAGGGTGCAGGCGACGCTTTACAGCGCGCCTGACCATTGGCGTTACGCGTAAAATTAAAGAACATATGACAACAGAAGAACAAACCACAGGCCGCCTAAGACTCAACTTGCCGAGTCATCTTTTCTTGTTTTCTTTGTTAATCGGTTTGCTAACGCCCTTTATTGCTCGTCTTCCGAGCGTACCAGTACGTGGATGGGAATGGTTTATTGATTATTTCCCTGGGCTCACAGGTCTTCTCTTCTTCTCGGCTTTCAATATAATTCCAAGTGCCGCATGGTATGCGATAGGAAAGGGGAGCAAGAGAGCGCCCCTTGCATTTTGGTTTTCAGTTGCAGGCGGGGTTGGCTTCCTTCTTTGGGCGCACGGTTCCGTCAATCTGAGTTCAAGTTCCACAGCGGCAATAGCTTTGTTATTTATACCAGTCTATGCCGTTGGCACCATACTTGTTAGCTTTGCTTTGGGCCTTATTGTCCATGCCCTAGTAAAAGTTGATCGTATGCGTGTATGGATCGTCTATATCGCTGGGGGATTAGCCGTTGTTATTGGCGCGGGAACTGCGTTACACGACTCACGCTCCATTGTTGCGCGTGAGTCACGCTTTCCATTTACAGCGGTTGCAGATATGCCGCTCGAAAAGCACCATGTTTACGGAAGCGATTTCATGGGGCGGGTAGAAGTTCTTGCTTTTGGCAATTTTGATGGTATGCCGGGAAACGAAATCATAGCGCTCGGAGCTACCAGCATTACACTGCTACAACCAGCGACCTATGGAGTCCGATCAAAAACTGAATTTAAACAAGAAGACTGCGATGGATGCGTCCATATGTATCCCTATCTGGTGCCTGATGGTAAGGGGAGCATCCTCGTTTCAACAAGCAATGGAGTTTCAGACATTCATGGACGTTTGCTTTGGGTATGGAAGGCCAGTGGCTTTAGTCGCGTAGTTCCGATTCGGTTTTCCGCTCCAGAGCCTAACTTTTTTACATATCAAAACACCGATCATGTTGTACTTCATAATGCTGCTGGCAAAATATTGTGGAATAACAAGCTACCAGTATCCGATATTGGAAGATATGAAACACCGGAAGGCGAACAACTGCCATTCGCAATAATAGGTTACGAAAAATCCAGTGAACTAAAGATATTTAACCAAGAAGGAAAACTGCATAAAACCATAAAACTTCCGGAATGGGCCTCGCATGTTGAAGCGGTTGCTTGGCCTAGCCGCGGTCATCTTCTTGTTGGGGCCGGGGGCTGTCTTGGTGTTTTGGATCCGAACGGTAAAGAGGTGTTAAAACACGT
This window encodes:
- a CDS encoding GNAT family N-acetyltransferase, which produces MNAQGCCLVGHPDYYKKFGFKNMSGLVHEGVPQEVFFALPFDGHTPQGNVAFHEGFKADGQQEGAGDALQRA